AGGTGGATATAGGTTTGCAGTGCGGCCTGTGTCTTAGCGAATTTATAAGCGAATTGCCGCTTGACCTTAATCTTCTGTACGCTCCGGAGGGTGAACCGGTCTCAGAGGACAGTGTGGAGTTAAGCACCGGTGAGATGGACGTGTGCCAATACAGTGAAGGAGAGATTGATATAGCACAAATGTTGAGAGAGCAGGTAATTCTTAACGTATCAATCAGTGCAGTGTGTTCAGACAACTGCCGGGGGCTGTGTCCTGTGTGCGGCATCAATTTAAACACGGAAACTTGTAATTGCAAAAATACGTCCGGAGAGGGACGTTTTTTTAAACTAAAAGATTTATTAACGAAAACAAATTAAAAGGAGTAGTAAATGGCTAATCCAACATCGCGGCATTCAAAGTCAAGAAGGGACAAAAGGAGGGCTAACTGGAAAGGAACAGCGCCGACTCTGATACTGTGTCCGGATTGTAAGGCGGTGAAATTGCCGCATCGGGTTTGTATGAGCTGCGGTAAGTACAACGGCAGAAGTATTCTCGCAGT
This region of Nitrospirota bacterium genomic DNA includes:
- a CDS encoding DUF177 domain-containing protein, whose translation is MKVIVMDIPDEGMHIAIDMALKAEGIETKGPVRGHIELQRSGTEVIVSGKAKVDIGLQCGLCLSEFISELPLDLNLLYAPEGEPVSEDSVELSTGEMDVCQYSEGEIDIAQMLREQVILNVSISAVCSDNCRGLCPVCGINLNTETCNCKNTSGEGRFFKLKDLLTKTN
- the rpmF gene encoding 50S ribosomal protein L32, with product MANPTSRHSKSRRDKRRANWKGTAPTLILCPDCKAVKLPHRVCMSCGKYNGRSILAVKEKE